One window of Mediterraneibacter gnavus ATCC 29149 genomic DNA carries:
- a CDS encoding ClpP family protease, with translation MENEEKQRQRLDKNEEIKETGTLNLNGNGHKANIQLLTIIGEIEGHEAVSGNTKATKYEHLIPRLAEVEDDDEVDGVLILLNTLGGDVEAGLAIAEMIASLSKPTVSLVLGGSHSIGGPLAVSADYSFIVPSGTMIVHPVRSSGMFIGVIQSYRNMEKTQDRITRFIAAHSQITKERLEELMLDSTQLVKDVGTMLEGEDAVREGMIDEVGGISMALKKLREMIRQKKC, from the coding sequence ATGGAAAATGAGGAGAAGCAAAGACAACGTCTGGATAAAAACGAAGAGATTAAAGAGACCGGCACCTTAAATCTGAATGGAAACGGGCACAAAGCGAACATACAGCTTCTGACGATCATTGGAGAGATTGAAGGGCATGAGGCTGTTTCCGGAAACACAAAAGCCACCAAATATGAGCATTTGATTCCAAGACTGGCAGAGGTGGAGGATGACGATGAAGTGGATGGAGTTTTGATTTTACTCAATACACTGGGCGGTGATGTGGAGGCAGGGCTGGCGATCGCGGAAATGATCGCATCCTTAAGCAAACCAACGGTCTCTCTGGTTCTGGGAGGAAGCCACTCCATCGGCGGACCGCTTGCAGTTTCCGCAGATTATTCTTTTATTGTGCCGAGTGGAACAATGATCGTGCATCCGGTGAGATCCTCCGGGATGTTTATTGGAGTGATTCAGAGTTATCGTAATATGGAAAAGACGCAGGATCGGATTACCCGGTTTATCGCAGCTCATTCGCAGATTACCAAAGAACGTCTGGAAGAATTGATGTTGGATTCCACACAGTTGGTAAAAGATGTCGGGACTATGTTAGAAGGGGAAGATGCAGTCAGAGAAGGCATGATCGATGAGGTTGGAGGAATCAGCATGGCATTGAAAAAGCTGCGGGAAATGATCCGGCAGAAAAAATGTTAA
- a CDS encoding type II toxin-antitoxin system PemK/MazF family toxin: protein MTVRRGDIYYADLSPVIGSEQGGVRPVLVIQNDVGNKHSPTVICAAITSRMNKAKLPTHIEISAKKYRLVKNSVVLLEQIRTLDKKRLKEYICHVDGTFMEEVNEAIRISLELPT from the coding sequence GTGACAGTCAGACGAGGGGATATTTATTATGCGGATTTAAGTCCGGTGATCGGTTCAGAACAGGGCGGTGTGCGGCCGGTGCTGGTTATCCAGAATGATGTGGGAAATAAGCACAGTCCTACAGTGATCTGTGCAGCGATCACATCCAGAATGAACAAAGCAAAGCTGCCTACACACATTGAAATCAGTGCAAAAAAATACCGGCTTGTGAAAAATTCAGTGGTACTTCTGGAGCAGATCAGAACATTGGACAAAAAGCGGCTGAAGGAGTATATCTGCCATGTGGACGGAACATTTATGGAAGAAGTCAATGAAGCGATCCGCATCAGCCTGGAACTTCCTACATAA
- the alr gene encoding alanine racemase, whose protein sequence is MEKHSRVYAEIDLDAISYNMEQMKKRVGEGAKFIAVVKTDGYGHGAVPIACMLDDDPDVWGYATATLEEAVELHRAGIQKPTMVLGCVFPDQYEEMIKEEVRATVYTLDMAHEISNLARKLGKTAYFHIKIDTGMERLGFPATEESADLIGQIEKLPNVCLEGMFTHFAKADELDKTFSEEQYRKFVWMRNEVEKRGISISQYHCDNSAGIIDFPQWKQNLVRAGIALYGLYPSEEVKKETVDLKPALRLVSHVSFVKEVEPGASISYGGTFTADKKMKVATIPVGYGDGYARGLSNRGEVLIRGKRARILGRVCMDQFMVDVTDIPDTVFMDEVVLIGRDGDDEITVEELSEICGRFNYEFVCCLGKRIPRVYKGSNLLEK, encoded by the coding sequence ATGGAAAAACACAGCAGAGTGTATGCAGAGATTGATCTGGATGCAATTTCATATAACATGGAACAGATGAAAAAGAGGGTTGGAGAAGGCGCAAAATTTATTGCCGTAGTGAAAACAGACGGATATGGACATGGTGCGGTTCCGATTGCCTGTATGCTGGATGACGATCCGGATGTATGGGGCTATGCGACTGCGACTCTGGAAGAAGCAGTGGAGCTTCACAGAGCGGGAATTCAAAAACCGACGATGGTGCTGGGATGTGTGTTCCCGGACCAGTATGAAGAAATGATAAAAGAAGAGGTGCGCGCCACAGTATACACACTGGATATGGCACATGAGATTTCGAATCTTGCCCGAAAGTTGGGAAAAACAGCGTATTTTCATATCAAGATCGATACAGGGATGGAACGGCTCGGATTTCCGGCAACAGAGGAGAGCGCAGATCTCATCGGGCAGATTGAAAAACTTCCGAATGTATGCCTGGAAGGAATGTTTACGCATTTTGCAAAAGCAGATGAGCTGGATAAAACATTTTCAGAAGAGCAGTACAGAAAATTTGTATGGATGAGAAATGAGGTTGAAAAGCGGGGGATTTCGATTTCGCAATACCATTGCGATAACAGCGCGGGAATCATTGATTTTCCACAGTGGAAACAAAATCTGGTCCGTGCGGGAATTGCGTTGTACGGACTGTATCCGTCAGAGGAAGTAAAAAAAGAGACTGTGGACTTAAAGCCGGCACTTCGCCTGGTCAGCCACGTCAGCTTTGTGAAAGAAGTAGAGCCGGGAGCTTCCATCAGTTACGGAGGGACTTTTACGGCAGATAAGAAAATGAAAGTGGCTACCATTCCGGTAGGATACGGGGACGGTTATGCGAGAGGCTTATCTAATCGCGGAGAAGTCCTGATCCGTGGGAAAAGAGCACGGATACTGGGACGTGTCTGTATGGATCAGTTTATGGTAGATGTGACTGATATTCCGGATACTGTATTTATGGATGAAGTCGTTCTGATCGGAAGAGACGGAGACGATGAGATCACGGTGGAGGAACTTAGCGAGATCTGCGGTCGTTTCAATTATGAATTTGTCTGCTGTCTTGGAAAAAGAATTCCCCGGGTTTATAAGGGGAGCAATCTTTTGGAAAAATAA
- a CDS encoding zf-HC2 domain-containing protein, protein MSKISCNVIQDIMPLYVDEIVSEDTKKLVEEHLKECEDCRKEMEKMRAKIILPNKKKINQAEKELFQKLKHRLINRRIAAAILGAILVCALLAGVYTILVLPKEPIPFDPQKMEVEIVGEDAYLSYAGSDSAGSVFCNPVTVGEGAEKREIAMVYLNRNLWSTYIQPHLQEQNEDEMIYLGKAADMDIIYYGKFDVENFYEKIPEILKEMTPIWKK, encoded by the coding sequence ATGAGTAAAATCAGTTGTAATGTAATACAGGATATCATGCCGCTGTATGTAGATGAAATTGTGAGTGAGGATACAAAGAAGCTGGTAGAAGAACATTTGAAGGAATGTGAAGACTGCAGAAAAGAAATGGAAAAAATGCGGGCAAAAATAATATTGCCGAATAAGAAAAAAATCAATCAGGCAGAAAAAGAACTGTTTCAGAAATTAAAACACAGATTGATCAACCGTAGGATCGCAGCAGCAATACTTGGGGCGATTCTTGTGTGCGCCCTTCTGGCAGGAGTTTATACAATTCTGGTGCTTCCGAAAGAGCCGATCCCGTTTGATCCACAGAAAATGGAAGTGGAAATAGTCGGAGAGGATGCCTATTTATCCTATGCAGGAAGTGATTCGGCAGGCTCTGTTTTTTGTAACCCTGTAACAGTGGGAGAGGGAGCAGAAAAAAGGGAAATTGCAATGGTTTATTTAAATCGAAACCTGTGGTCCACATATATACAACCTCATTTGCAAGAGCAGAACGAAGATGAGATGATCTATCTCGGAAAAGCTGCGGATATGGATATCATATACTATGGAAAGTTTGATGTGGAAAATTTTTATGAAAAAATACCGGAGATATTAAAAGAAATGACTCCTATCTGGAAGAAGTGA
- a CDS encoding NAD(P)H-hydrate dehydratase: MRYLPDGAWMQRADEYTIQKIGIPSLVLMERAALKTVEVMKEKGISLDHCLVVCGSGNNGGDGFAVARLLYLEGKDVCAVFAGKETSMSEECRQQRQIASNLGVSVVTNIPPKEYTVVIDAVFGVGLSRTIEGHYKDVIEEMNQIHAEKVAIDIPSGISSFDGQVLGTAFHADLTVSFACEKLGTVLFPGSDYAGEVIPVEIGIGTKLFEENPEVCYTLEKSDLSKFLPDRKKNSHKGSYGKILMITGSKGMSGAAYLSARAAYISGGGLVQIYTEESNRTILQQLLPEAIVSTYTEYEEEKLQSLLKWADVICIGCGLGKSRTAGQILSYLMKYAEVPCVIDADGLNLLADHMELLPKEKKPFVLTPHMKEMAGLLGCTIPELGKNRFAALKEFTDSYGVVCALKDARTLVAGKDRQMFLNTAGNSAMAKAGSGDVLAGVITGLLAQHMKVYEGTVLGVYLHACGGDAARERRGAYSVLAEDLTEGIAACIKKTEKGR; the protein is encoded by the coding sequence ATGAGATATTTACCAGACGGAGCGTGGATGCAGAGAGCGGATGAATATACGATTCAAAAGATCGGGATTCCTTCTCTGGTATTGATGGAGCGGGCAGCTCTGAAAACAGTGGAAGTGATGAAAGAGAAAGGAATCAGTCTGGATCACTGTCTTGTTGTGTGCGGAAGTGGAAATAATGGTGGAGATGGATTCGCCGTTGCAAGACTTCTTTATCTGGAGGGAAAAGATGTGTGTGCGGTTTTTGCAGGGAAAGAAACATCCATGAGTGAAGAATGCAGACAGCAGAGGCAGATCGCATCCAATCTGGGTGTTTCCGTTGTCACAAACATTCCCCCAAAAGAATATACTGTTGTCATAGATGCTGTGTTTGGTGTAGGTTTAAGCAGGACGATCGAGGGGCATTATAAAGATGTGATCGAAGAAATGAACCAGATACATGCAGAGAAAGTGGCAATCGATATTCCGTCAGGAATCAGCTCTTTTGACGGACAGGTGCTGGGAACGGCATTTCATGCGGACTTGACAGTTTCTTTTGCATGTGAGAAACTGGGAACTGTTTTGTTTCCGGGATCCGATTATGCGGGCGAGGTAATCCCTGTGGAAATCGGGATCGGGACAAAACTTTTTGAAGAAAATCCGGAAGTCTGTTACACATTGGAAAAATCGGATCTTTCCAAATTTCTTCCGGATCGGAAAAAGAATTCCCACAAGGGAAGTTATGGAAAGATTCTGATGATCACGGGCAGTAAGGGGATGTCTGGTGCGGCATACTTAAGTGCACGTGCAGCTTATATAAGTGGTGGCGGTCTGGTACAGATCTATACAGAAGAATCGAACCGGACGATTTTGCAGCAGCTCTTACCGGAAGCGATCGTATCCACCTATACAGAATATGAGGAAGAAAAACTGCAAAGTCTTTTGAAGTGGGCAGATGTAATCTGTATCGGATGCGGACTTGGAAAAAGCAGGACCGCCGGGCAGATACTTTCTTATTTGATGAAATATGCAGAGGTCCCATGTGTGATCGATGCAGACGGTTTGAATCTTTTGGCGGATCATATGGAACTTCTTCCAAAAGAAAAAAAGCCATTTGTACTGACACCACATATGAAAGAAATGGCAGGACTTTTGGGGTGTACCATCCCGGAACTTGGGAAAAACAGATTTGCTGCGTTAAAAGAATTTACAGACAGCTATGGTGTTGTTTGTGCACTGAAGGATGCACGTACGCTTGTGGCAGGAAAAGACCGGCAGATGTTTCTGAATACTGCTGGAAACAGTGCGATGGCAAAGGCCGGTTCCGGCGATGTGCTTGCCGGAGTGATCACAGGGCTTCTGGCGCAGCATATGAAAGTGTATGAAGGGACTGTGCTGGGAGTGTATCTTCATGCCTGTGGAGGAGATGCAGCCAGAGAGAGGAGAGGCGCTTACAGCGTTCTGGCAGAAGATCTGACAGAGGGGATCGCAGCTTGTATCAAAAAGACAGAAAAGGGGAGATAA
- a CDS encoding O-acetylhomoserine aminocarboxypropyltransferase/cysteine synthase family protein has translation MSNYKTETKCIQSGYEPGNGEARVLPIYQSTTFRYTSSEQMGRLFDLEESGYFYTRLQNPTNDAVAAKICDLEGGVAAMLTSSGQAANFYAIMNIVEAGDHIVCASALYGGTYNLYAHTIKKMGVEATFVDPECTQEELDAAFQENTKAVFGETIANPALVVLDLEKFANAAHAHGVPFIVDNTFATPINCRPFEWGADIVTHSTTKYMDGHAACVGGAIVDSGNFDWETHKEKFPGLTTPDETYHGIVYTEKFGKGAYITKATAQLMRDLGSIQSPQNAFLLNIGLETLHLRVPRHCENAVKVAEYLKNHEKVAWVRCPSLPGDKYYDLAQKYMPNGTCGVITFGLKGGRDAAVEMMDRLKMVAIVTHVADARSCVLHPASHTHRQMNDKELVEAGVQPDLIRFSVGIENIEDIIADVEQALR, from the coding sequence ATGAGTAATTACAAGACAGAGACAAAATGTATACAATCCGGATATGAACCGGGTAATGGAGAGGCGAGAGTTCTTCCTATTTATCAGAGTACAACATTTCGATATACAAGCAGTGAACAGATGGGGCGTCTGTTTGACTTAGAGGAGTCCGGTTATTTTTATACCAGACTTCAGAATCCGACCAATGATGCGGTTGCTGCAAAAATCTGTGATCTGGAAGGCGGAGTGGCAGCAATGCTGACATCATCCGGACAGGCAGCTAATTTCTATGCGATTATGAATATCGTGGAAGCGGGAGATCATATTGTCTGTGCATCTGCTCTTTACGGAGGTACCTACAATCTGTATGCCCATACGATCAAAAAAATGGGTGTAGAAGCTACGTTTGTAGATCCTGAGTGTACGCAGGAAGAGCTGGATGCAGCATTTCAGGAAAATACAAAAGCAGTATTTGGAGAGACAATCGCCAATCCTGCCCTCGTTGTTCTGGATCTGGAAAAATTTGCAAATGCCGCACATGCACATGGTGTGCCGTTTATTGTGGATAATACATTTGCAACACCGATCAACTGCCGTCCGTTTGAATGGGGCGCGGATATTGTGACACATTCTACTACAAAATATATGGACGGACATGCCGCTTGCGTGGGCGGTGCGATCGTGGACAGCGGAAATTTTGACTGGGAGACACACAAAGAAAAATTCCCGGGACTGACAACTCCGGATGAGACATATCATGGAATTGTATATACAGAAAAATTTGGCAAAGGTGCGTATATTACAAAGGCAACTGCACAGCTGATGAGAGATCTCGGCTCTATCCAGTCACCGCAGAATGCATTTCTGTTAAACATCGGACTGGAGACACTGCATTTAAGAGTGCCGCGCCACTGTGAAAATGCAGTTAAGGTGGCAGAGTATCTGAAAAATCATGAGAAGGTGGCATGGGTGCGCTGTCCATCACTTCCGGGAGACAAATATTATGATCTTGCGCAGAAATATATGCCAAACGGAACCTGCGGTGTCATCACATTCGGTCTCAAAGGCGGCAGAGACGCTGCAGTTGAGATGATGGATCGATTAAAAATGGTAGCGATCGTGACACATGTAGCGGATGCCAGAAGCTGTGTTCTTCATCCTGCCAGCCACACGCATCGTCAGATGAATGACAAAGAGCTGGTAGAAGCAGGCGTTCAGCCGGATCTGATCCGTTTCAGTGTGGGAATTGAAAATATAGAAGATATTATTGCGGATGTCGAGCAGGCACTTCGTTAA
- a CDS encoding CFI-box-CTERM domain-containing protein yields MSQNSLQNDLIVLYEKTREKVRGFQKKTYQSDMGILKEENQTLLECVKETIEKSEKCMQEVAGYVPEYASEMLSQIDSKRKREAAVIDHNMAMVAFFVPLMGEIQSTQTKIFTEKIVELWNQKVPGSKIGHSDAASIENGFKKGVFCYITTAVCKSLNKPDDCYELNLLREYRDQYLMGTKDGEILVKEYYNIAPTIVKRIDRSPDASEIYADIWEKYLKPCVRLIEAGEQEECRELYTKMVRSLEKKYLYSVGGEKNE; encoded by the coding sequence ATGAGTCAGAATAGCTTACAGAATGATTTGATTGTTTTGTATGAAAAAACCAGAGAAAAAGTACGGGGATTTCAGAAGAAAACATATCAGTCAGACATGGGAATTTTAAAAGAAGAAAATCAGACACTGCTGGAATGTGTGAAAGAAACAATTGAAAAATCTGAAAAATGTATGCAGGAAGTTGCGGGGTATGTTCCGGAATATGCATCGGAGATGCTCTCTCAGATTGATTCCAAGCGAAAAAGAGAAGCGGCAGTTATTGATCACAACATGGCTATGGTAGCTTTTTTTGTTCCGCTGATGGGGGAAATTCAGAGTACGCAGACGAAGATATTTACGGAGAAAATCGTGGAGTTATGGAATCAGAAGGTACCTGGCAGCAAAATCGGACACTCGGATGCTGCAAGTATTGAGAATGGGTTTAAAAAAGGAGTTTTCTGTTATATTACAACAGCTGTCTGTAAGAGTCTGAACAAGCCAGATGATTGCTATGAACTGAATCTTTTGAGGGAATACAGAGATCAGTATCTGATGGGGACAAAGGATGGAGAGATTCTTGTAAAAGAGTATTATAATATTGCTCCGACAATCGTAAAGCGGATTGACCGCAGTCCGGACGCATCAGAAATTTATGCGGATATCTGGGAAAAGTATTTAAAGCCGTGTGTACGCCTGATTGAAGCGGGCGAACAAGAAGAATGCAGAGAATTGTACACAAAGATGGTTCGTTCTCTGGAGAAGAAATATTTGTATTCAGTAGGAGGAGAGAAAAATGAGTAA
- a CDS encoding YebC/PmpR family DNA-binding transcriptional regulator, whose product MSGHSKFANIKHKKEKNDAAKGKIFTKLGRELAVAVKEGGGPDPANNSRLRDVIAKAKANNMPNDTIDRNIKKAAGEGSGDNYEHITYEGYGPNGTAIIVKTLTDNKNRTASNVRNAFTKGSGNVGTPGCVSFMFDEKGQIIVAKEDCDMDADELMMMALDFGAEDFSEEEESFEILTAPEDFSEVRLKLEEAGIVMADAEVTMIPQTYVELTSEEDIKNIQKTLDLLDEDDDVQDVYHNWDE is encoded by the coding sequence ATGTCAGGACATTCAAAATTTGCAAATATTAAGCACAAAAAAGAGAAAAATGATGCAGCAAAGGGAAAGATTTTTACGAAGCTTGGTAGAGAGCTTGCGGTTGCAGTAAAAGAAGGCGGCGGTCCGGATCCGGCAAACAACAGCCGTCTGCGTGATGTGATCGCAAAGGCGAAAGCAAACAACATGCCGAATGATACGATCGACAGAAACATCAAGAAAGCGGCAGGAGAAGGTTCTGGAGACAACTACGAACACATCACATACGAGGGATACGGGCCAAACGGAACAGCGATCATTGTAAAGACACTGACAGACAACAAGAACCGTACTGCATCCAACGTAAGAAATGCATTCACAAAAGGAAGCGGAAATGTAGGAACACCGGGATGCGTCTCTTTTATGTTTGATGAAAAGGGACAGATCATCGTTGCAAAAGAAGACTGCGATATGGATGCAGATGAACTGATGATGATGGCTCTGGACTTTGGGGCGGAAGATTTTTCAGAAGAAGAGGAGAGTTTTGAGATTCTGACTGCTCCGGAAGATTTCAGTGAAGTGCGCCTGAAATTAGAGGAAGCAGGAATCGTCATGGCAGATGCGGAAGTGACGATGATCCCGCAGACTTATGTGGAGCTGACAAGTGAAGAGGATATCAAAAATATCCAGAAAACACTGGATCTTCTCGATGAGGATGATGATGTTCAGGACGTGTACCACAACTGGGATGAGTAA
- a CDS encoding ABC-F family ATP-binding cassette domain-containing protein: MILACHNLNKSFGDHLIVRDGSFHVEDREKAALVGVNGAGKSTIFKMIVGELPLDEGDVILTKGKTLGYLAQHQNLDTTNTIYEELKTAKSDIIALEAQIRAIELELKSLSGEELTNRLNTYNRLMSEFESKNGYAYESEITGVLKGLGFTEEEFSKPTDTLSGGQKTRVSLGKLLLTKPDILLLDEPTNHLDLNSISWLETYLLNYPGAVLIVSHDRFFLNRVVTKVIEIENGSVRMYTGNYKDYAQKKQMIRDAQLKEYLNQQREIKHQEAVIEKLRSFNREKSIKRAESREKMLSKITPVERPAEAAREMHFTLEPSEVSGNDVLSIESLGKRFDSQVLFHDISFEIKRGEHVAIIGDNGTGKTTLLKILNQVVEPDSGSFTLGSKVQIGYYDQEHHVLHNEKTIFDEISDDYPTLTNTQIRNTLAAFQFTGDDVYKLIRDLSGGEKGRVSLAKLMLSEANFLILDEPTNHLDITSKEILEQALNEYTGTVLYVSHDRYFINQTATRILELVNQTFVNYIGNYDYYLEKKEELTAAYATPAADQTVPQNTTESTPSDSKLSWQEQKELQAKERKRKNELKKTEDRIAVLEERNVEIDELMTQEEVYSNSVKCQELALEKDANNTELEELYEKWEELAE, translated from the coding sequence ATGATACTCGCATGTCATAATTTAAATAAATCATTCGGCGACCATCTCATTGTCCGGGATGGCTCTTTTCATGTAGAAGACCGTGAAAAAGCTGCACTTGTCGGCGTCAACGGTGCAGGAAAATCAACAATCTTCAAAATGATCGTAGGAGAACTGCCTCTGGATGAAGGAGACGTTATTCTGACAAAAGGAAAGACGCTTGGCTATCTTGCCCAGCATCAGAATCTGGATACTACAAACACGATCTATGAAGAACTAAAAACTGCAAAATCTGATATTATCGCTCTGGAGGCCCAGATCCGCGCCATCGAACTGGAGTTAAAATCTCTTTCCGGAGAGGAACTGACAAACCGTTTAAACACTTACAACCGGCTGATGTCAGAATTTGAATCGAAAAACGGTTACGCCTACGAAAGTGAGATCACCGGTGTTTTAAAAGGTCTTGGCTTTACAGAAGAAGAATTCTCAAAACCCACAGACACCCTTTCCGGCGGTCAGAAAACCAGGGTATCTCTCGGAAAACTTTTGCTCACAAAACCAGATATCCTGTTGTTGGACGAACCGACCAACCACCTGGATCTGAACTCCATCAGCTGGCTGGAGACGTATCTTCTGAACTATCCGGGTGCAGTTCTGATTGTTTCCCATGACCGGTTTTTCTTAAACCGCGTTGTGACAAAGGTCATCGAGATTGAAAACGGCTCTGTACGCATGTATACCGGCAATTACAAAGACTATGCACAGAAAAAACAGATGATCCGGGATGCGCAGCTCAAAGAATATTTAAACCAGCAGCGTGAAATCAAGCATCAGGAAGCAGTCATTGAAAAACTGCGCTCTTTCAACCGTGAAAAATCAATCAAACGCGCGGAAAGCAGGGAAAAAATGCTCTCCAAAATCACACCTGTCGAAAGACCCGCAGAAGCGGCAAGAGAGATGCACTTTACACTGGAACCTTCCGAAGTCAGTGGAAATGACGTTTTAAGTATCGAATCCCTCGGGAAACGTTTTGACAGTCAGGTGTTATTCCATGATATCAGCTTTGAAATCAAGCGCGGAGAGCACGTAGCGATCATCGGAGACAATGGAACCGGAAAAACAACACTCTTGAAAATACTCAATCAGGTCGTAGAACCGGATTCCGGAAGTTTTACACTGGGTTCTAAAGTTCAGATCGGATACTACGATCAGGAACATCATGTGCTGCACAATGAAAAAACTATTTTCGACGAGATTTCCGACGATTATCCGACACTCACCAATACGCAGATCCGAAACACTCTTGCAGCATTTCAGTTTACCGGAGACGATGTCTACAAGCTGATCCGGGATTTAAGCGGTGGAGAAAAAGGACGTGTCTCTCTTGCAAAACTGATGCTTTCAGAAGCCAATTTTCTGATTCTTGACGAGCCGACCAACCACCTGGATATTACTTCCAAAGAAATTCTGGAGCAGGCACTCAACGAATATACCGGCACGGTTCTGTACGTATCCCATGACCGGTACTTTATCAACCAGACTGCCACCCGGATTCTGGAACTGGTCAACCAGACTTTTGTCAATTATATCGGAAACTATGATTACTATCTGGAGAAAAAAGAAGAACTGACCGCCGCATACGCCACCCCGGCTGCTGATCAGACAGTTCCTCAAAATACCACCGAATCGACACCTTCAGACTCCAAACTAAGCTGGCAGGAACAAAAGGAACTGCAGGCAAAAGAACGAAAACGAAAAAATGAACTGAAAAAGACGGAAGACCGAATTGCTGTTCTGGAAGAACGAAATGTGGAAATCGACGAGCTGATGACGCAGGAAGAAGTCTATTCCAATTCTGTCAAATGTCAGGAACTTGCATTGGAAAAAGATGCAAACAATACCGAACTGGAAGAACTGTACGAAAAATGGGAAGAACTCGCAGAATAA
- a CDS encoding redox-sensing transcriptional repressor Rex, with protein sequence MEERKISRAVISRLPRYYRYLGDLMEDQVERISSNDLSKKMHVTASQIRQDLNNFGGFGQQGYGYNVKYLYTEIGKILGLDRSHNFIIIGAGNLGQALANYASFEKGGFILKGLFDVNPRLEGVAIRGIPVRMMDELQEFLQNNEIEIAALTIPKSKAKEVAELLVDNGIQAIWNFAHTDLNLPKDVIVESVHLSDSLMKLSYNVSRHREEQNK encoded by the coding sequence GTGGAAGAAAGAAAAATATCCCGTGCAGTTATCAGCAGGCTCCCCAGATATTATAGATACCTTGGAGATTTGATGGAAGATCAGGTGGAGAGGATCTCATCCAACGATCTAAGTAAGAAGATGCATGTCACGGCATCCCAGATTCGACAGGATCTCAATAATTTCGGGGGATTCGGGCAACAGGGATACGGGTATAATGTAAAATATTTATATACGGAGATCGGCAAGATTCTCGGACTGGACAGAAGCCACAATTTCATTATCATAGGTGCAGGTAATCTGGGACAGGCTCTTGCTAATTATGCCTCTTTTGAAAAAGGCGGATTTATTTTAAAAGGACTTTTTGATGTGAATCCCCGGCTTGAAGGAGTTGCCATCCGCGGAATTCCGGTACGGATGATGGATGAGCTGCAGGAATTTCTTCAGAACAATGAGATTGAGATTGCAGCACTGACGATTCCAAAATCGAAAGCAAAAGAAGTTGCAGAGTTATTAGTGGACAATGGAATCCAGGCTATCTGGAATTTTGCACATACAGATCTGAATCTGCCAAAAGATGTGATCGTAGAAAGCGTACATCTTTCAGACAGTCTGATGAAGCTGTCATATAATGTCAGTCGTCACCGGGAAGAACAAAACAAGTAA